In Altererythrobacter aquiaggeris, the genomic stretch TTCGCACCGAGCCATGCTTTGAGGTCTTCCCGCTCGTGGTGGATGGCGGCCGGATCGGCAGGTGTTGACTGTTCGGCGATATATGTCTCGCTTGGCAGGATCATCAGTTCGCCGCGCATTTCATCATCAAGCGCATTGTCGCCAAGAATGGCGCCAAACGCCTTGCCTATCGACGCACTGGCCGAGCTCCGCTCCGCTTCCGGGAGTTTGCCGCTGGCAGCCGTAACAAGATAACCGACAACCAGATCCTGCATTGCCTCATAGCGGGCAAAAGGATCGTCATCATGTGCAGCCAGAAAAACAAGATCCTCCTGCGGGATGTCACGCACGATCGTGACGGGTGCGGAGAAGCCGCGGTTCACCGAAACAATCGGCGGCTGTTTGAACCCTTCGAAATTCCAACCCTTCTGCTGCTGGTCGAGGACGATCAGCTGCTCCCCAGTATGCTTACCCGTCTCGCGATCGAACAGCGCGATCTTGAGCGGAATCGGCATCGGCGCCTTTTCCGGTTGGCCTGGTGTCGCGGGCACCTCCTGCTTAAGGGCCAATAGCGTCTTGTCGCCTGAATGAATCAGTGAAACGTCCACCTTCGGCGTTCCGGCTTGACTGTACCAACGCCTGAATTGTTTCAGGTCGAGACCAGCACCGTCTTCGATCGCGGTGACAAAATCCTCACAAGTCGCTGCCTCGCCATCATGCCTTTCGAAATAGAGGTCGCATCCTTTGCGAAAAGCGTCCGCGCCGGCCAACGTGCGCATCATCCGGATCACTTCGGCACCTTTGTTATAAATCGTCGAAGTGTAAAAGTTCGAGATTTCGCGGAAGCTGTCGGGCCGGATCGGATGCGCCAGCGGGCCACTATCTTCCGGGAACTGGACTGACCGCAAAATTCGCACATCTTCGATGCGTTTTACCGGCTCGCTACCCATATCCTGACTGAACAGCTGATCGCGAAGAACGGTAAAGCCCTCTTTCAGAGAAAGCTGGAACCAGTCGCGGCAAGTCACCCGGTTGCCCGACCAATTATGAAAGTACTCATGCGCCACCACACCTTCGACAGCGTCAAAATCGCCGTCGGTCGCGGTGTCAGGGTCCGCCAGAATATACTTCGTGTTGAAGATATTCAGCCCTTTGTTTTCCATCGCGCCCATGTTGAAATCACTGACTGCAACAATATTGAACAGGTCCAGATCATATTCCCGGCCAAAGGTTTCCTCGTCCCATTTCATCGAACGGATCAGCGAATCCATCGCATGCTGAGTCCGGTCCTGGTCACCGTCGCGGACCCAGATGTTCAGCTCGACATTTCGGCCGCTCATGGTGGTAAAATTGTCCGAATTGGCGATCAGATCACCGGCGACCAGAGCAAATAGGTACGACGGCTTGGGCCACGGATCATGCCACTCCGCCCAATGCGTTCCGGCCTCGCCTTCGCCGCTTGCCACATTGTTGCCATTGGCGAGCAATACGGGATATTTCTCTTTAGGTCCGGTCATTTT encodes the following:
- the pepN gene encoding aminopeptidase N, whose translation is MDISTNPAGPPGNPEMADAAHTPHQPPEIFRKNYKPPAWLIPAVSLDFSLDETETRVVSTLTVKQNPDTAADPVMLLNGDGVKPIAVMVDGAASTSWAMDGDNLLISLPGTSHEIAIETHINPAENTQLMGLFASGGMLCTQCEAEGFRRITFFPDRPDVLSVYTVKMTGPKEKYPVLLANGNNVASGEGEAGTHWAEWHDPWPKPSYLFALVAGDLIANSDNFTTMSGRNVELNIWVRDGDQDRTQHAMDSLIRSMKWDEETFGREYDLDLFNIVAVSDFNMGAMENKGLNIFNTKYILADPDTATDGDFDAVEGVVAHEYFHNWSGNRVTCRDWFQLSLKEGFTVLRDQLFSQDMGSEPVKRIEDVRILRSVQFPEDSGPLAHPIRPDSFREISNFYTSTIYNKGAEVIRMMRTLAGADAFRKGCDLYFERHDGEAATCEDFVTAIEDGAGLDLKQFRRWYSQAGTPKVDVSLIHSGDKTLLALKQEVPATPGQPEKAPMPIPLKIALFDRETGKHTGEQLIVLDQQQKGWNFEGFKQPPIVSVNRGFSAPVTIVRDIPQEDLVFLAAHDDDPFARYEAMQDLVVGYLVTAASGKLPEAERSSASASIGKAFGAILGDNALDDEMRGELMILPSETYIAEQSTPADPAAIHHEREDLKAWLGAKFADRLAAMHERGSSIPYSLEPASRGARKLKTQALVYLSSADPARGAAMAKQQFDNSDNMTDRQGALMVLCGLDQPQRDAALAAFHKRYDGNALAIDKWFALQASSLHPDALSHVKALAEHPDFTMKNPNRVRSLYMAFAGNPQAYHGSDGAGYELIADVILSLDPINPQTAARFVPALGKWRKFEPGRSAIMKTQLERIAASDRLSRDTFEQVTRSLG